A single region of the Xiphias gladius isolate SHS-SW01 ecotype Sanya breed wild chromosome 17, ASM1685928v1, whole genome shotgun sequence genome encodes:
- the rab34b gene encoding ras-related protein Rab-34: MLPPVKKDRIINQLPQCFSPNAALHTKDGFHPQVKAVCQAQKAGTVSFNVAKVIVVGDVAVGKTCLISRFCKGAFDKNYKATIGVDFEMERFEVLGVPFSLQLWDTAGQERFKCIASTYYRGAQAIIVVFDLSSVNSLEHARQWLEDAMKENDPSSVLLFLVGTKKDLSSPDQLAQIEQEAIRLSEEIKAEYWAVSAKSGDGIRDFFFRVASLTFEANVLSELEKSGSRLVGDIIRITDSTEADHKPTKRKSNCC; the protein is encoded by the exons ATGTTGCCACCCGTGAAGAAGGACCGGATCATTAATCAGCTGCCACAG TGTTTTAGTCCAAATGCGGCGCTGCACACCAAAGATGGCTTCCACCCACAGGTGAAGGCTGTCTGTCAGGCGCAGAAGGCAGGCACGGTCAG CTTTAATGTCGCCAAGGTCATTGTAGTGGGAGATGTTGCAGTCGGGAAAACGTGTCTGATCAGCAG GTTTTGTAAGGGTGCGTTTGATAAGAACTACAAGGCAACCATAGGGGTGGATTTTGAGATGGAGCGCTTCGAGGTTCTCGGTGTTCCCTTCAGTTTACAGCT GTGGGATACAGCAGGCCAGGAACGGTTCAAGTGCATCGCCTCCACCTATTACAGAGGAGCACAAG CCATTATAGTGGTGTTTGACTTAAGCAGTGTGAACTCATTAGAACATGCCAG gCAGTGGCTAGAGGACGCTATGAAGGAAAATGACCCATCCAGTGTTTTACTCTTCCTTGTCGGTACCAAGAAGGACCTTAGC TCTCCTGATCAGTTGGCTCAGATTGAGCAGGAGGCCATCAGACTCTCTGAGGAAATCAAAGCAGAGTACTGGGCTGTGTCTGCAAAGTCAG GAGATGGCATCAGGGATTTCTTCTTCCGTGTGGCCTCTCTGACTTTTGAGGCCAACGTGTTGTCTGAGCTCGAGAAAAGTGGGTCGAGGCTTGTCGGTGACATTATCA GGATCACAGACAGCACAGAAGCCGATCACAAACCAACCAAGAGGAAAAGCAACTGCTGCTGA